One window from the genome of Anaerolineae bacterium encodes:
- a CDS encoding glycosyltransferase, with translation MNQITVDIIIPTYNRADLLPETLKSVQNQTFSNWKCWIAEDGETKDTLAAIKPFLEDNRFKYLSGKHAGFPATPRNRAIRKGNAQYVAVLDDDDLWLPEKLEKQIEFLDSHANCVLLGCNAFRWSGTGKLDESPLYYKTSKVEKINYKALLRQNYIIHSSAMLQRSALEQAGLYNETLNPPIGEDHELWLRVSVLGEIWVMPEPYVIYRTTPNTYYSKLDRRQNYQAAANIFEAALKGARNIPSPLSYPENAHLAAACRRERDFYLAGPRFLGRFRHELASTIKTIFKPY, from the coding sequence TTTTTCAAACTGGAAATGCTGGATAGCAGAAGATGGTGAGACTAAAGACACGTTGGCTGCCATCAAACCTTTTCTGGAAGATAACCGCTTTAAATATTTGTCTGGAAAACATGCGGGCTTTCCGGCAACTCCTCGGAATCGTGCTATTCGAAAGGGAAACGCCCAATACGTTGCCGTGCTTGATGATGATGACCTGTGGCTGCCGGAAAAGCTGGAAAAACAGATAGAATTTTTAGACAGTCATGCAAACTGTGTACTGTTGGGGTGCAACGCTTTTCGTTGGTCTGGAACAGGAAAATTGGATGAAAGTCCTTTATATTACAAAACTTCTAAAGTGGAAAAGATAAACTATAAAGCTCTGCTGCGTCAAAATTACATAATTCATTCCTCTGCAATGCTACAGAGAAGCGCTCTTGAACAGGCAGGATTATATAATGAAACGCTTAACCCTCCTATAGGCGAGGATCACGAATTGTGGTTGCGTGTCAGTGTGCTTGGTGAAATTTGGGTTATGCCGGAACCCTATGTAATATACCGGACAACCCCTAACACATATTATTCCAAACTTGATCGTCGACAGAACTATCAGGCAGCAGCGAATATTTTCGAAGCTGCGTTAAAAGGTGCGAGAAACATACCAAGCCCTCTTTCTTATCCAGAAAATGCACATCTCGCTGCGGCATGCCGGCGTGAAAGAGATTTCTATCTTGCAGGTCCACGTTTTCTGGGACGGTTCAGGCATGAATTGGCATCAACAATCAAAACAATATTCAAACCCTACTAA